Proteins encoded within one genomic window of Pseudalkalibacillus sp. SCS-8:
- the racE gene encoding glutamate racemase → MTVAREVMRQLPKEKIFYLGDTARCPYGPRPLQEVRTYTWNMIHYLLEKDVKLLVIACNTATAAVLEEAQEKLDIPVVGVIHPGARAAIKVTNNRQIGVIGTVGTINSGAYVNALHSIDSKVTVHSLACPEFVPIVENGMIHDRDTLRIVHQRLTPLLDLPIDTLILGCTHYPILMPLIKRVMGKGVSIISSGEETAREVSTILYYNNLLNIGDQLPEHRFYTTGSSRIFNRLSREWFDQSVKYIEHINL, encoded by the coding sequence ATGACGGTAGCGAGGGAAGTAATGCGACAGCTACCGAAAGAGAAAATCTTTTATTTGGGTGATACGGCACGCTGCCCATATGGCCCCCGCCCGTTGCAAGAAGTGAGGACATACACGTGGAACATGATCCACTATCTTCTTGAAAAGGATGTTAAACTTCTTGTTATTGCATGTAATACCGCTACGGCGGCTGTATTAGAAGAAGCACAAGAGAAGTTGGATATTCCTGTTGTAGGTGTCATCCATCCCGGAGCAAGAGCGGCGATTAAAGTGACCAACAACCGGCAAATCGGGGTCATCGGAACAGTTGGAACGATAAACAGTGGGGCATATGTGAATGCATTGCACAGCATAGATAGTAAAGTGACCGTGCATAGCCTTGCCTGTCCTGAATTTGTGCCGATTGTAGAAAATGGTATGATCCATGATCGAGATACGTTACGTATTGTCCATCAACGGTTAACGCCTTTGTTGGACTTACCTATTGATACGTTGATTCTTGGATGTACACATTACCCCATTCTTATGCCTTTGATCAAAAGGGTTATGGGCAAGGGTGTATCGATCATTTCTTCTGGCGAAGAAACGGCTCGTGAAGTAAGTACGATTCTCTATTATAATAACCTTTTGAATATAGGAGACCAGCTTCCGGAACATCGTTTCTATACGACTGGATCAAGCCGGATTTTCAATCGTCTCTCCAGAGAGTGGTTCGACCAAAGCGTCAAGTACATTGAACATATTAATCTATAA
- a CDS encoding MarR family transcriptional regulator encodes MEKALRMISAHIKQKGREILNDFSITPPQFVALQWLFEQNEMTIGDLSNKMYLAYSTTTDLIDRMEKNGLVRRIRDPKDRRVVRIQKLEKGYEIIEEVIKRRQNYLKALTEQLSDEEMESLHQSLHLLYDKMNSVETN; translated from the coding sequence ATGGAAAAGGCATTACGAATGATTTCAGCTCATATAAAACAAAAAGGTAGAGAAATCCTCAATGATTTCTCCATAACACCACCGCAATTCGTGGCCCTGCAATGGTTATTTGAACAAAATGAAATGACAATCGGGGACCTGTCGAATAAAATGTACTTAGCATACAGTACGACCACCGATTTAATCGACCGTATGGAAAAAAACGGACTCGTAAGACGTATACGTGATCCTAAGGATCGCCGTGTCGTAAGAATACAGAAACTCGAAAAAGGGTACGAAATAATAGAAGAGGTCATCAAGCGTAGACAGAATTATCTCAAAGCTTTGACAGAGCAGCTTTCTGATGAAGAAATGGAAAGTCTGCACCAAAGCTTGCATCTTCTTTATGACAAGATGAATTCGGTTGAGACCAACTAG